The Fulvia fulva chromosome 6, complete sequence genome includes a window with the following:
- a CDS encoding Exocyst complex component sec15, whose translation MPGLITGDQYDDLTGAVQQIILSSSESDYLDQLIPLLKNAETQTQVTPLIHALNHVSADREAQIENICNSNHQEFIGSVNQLQSVREGTVNLTSEIMELSRSIQASTEKLAEHKKALVESRGVRQNIDDATQALKDCLEVLRLANQVHDLLGKKNHYAALRALDELQNVHLREVTRYKIAEMIERSVPATQRMIADAVMLDLNTWLYRIRETSQFLGEVAFYHIDNRRDRQRLRLEAGNYAGNFKLNSAVELVADEPEEFDVLNNDEVSVDFTPLFECLHIHDALGETEKFRADYAATRRRQKDLLIPQTVNLTDEESNSLSSLMEGVAGFAIVEKATMQRTENFRAQSDVDELWDSMSQSVVSLISSALHNVDNDENLLRIKGIIALFIQTMDSWGYPVSSLDSLLLTLFDKYSSLLKKRFSDDFQEIVSTDDYMPMPINNAEEYDKVISVSWYTPPPDQEASEDLEYPRVLPFSQMYPLVCIDIRNFLNQIYLFSDDHFRHTTVIDKTLKDSLDELLVDKVCRSLVDRLSSQYPGQIVQILTNLEHFESACKDLEALLVEARSSSSAAGPIKLNATSQFGEAKKKSEKRIFELVNSKIDDLIETAEYDWLSTYVPDDASPYIQELTRYLTTTINNVLLGLPEHIKSVIYFEALSHVCEALLSLPLDPMVRRISPQAVAAYKLDVEDLAGYVESLPDGTQLLESLGPLRQTTDLMALAAEGKGEEFFDSSKSNVRFGKVDKLKGAELLEKVMQQAPEPTSARRERHSLLPDFSGGSGEISKKPSMPHFGDFRDRLGQFAKRDRS comes from the exons ATGCCTGGCCTCATCACTGGAGACCAGTACGATGATCTCACCGGCGCCGTGCAGCAG ATCATACTATCGTCGTCAGAGTCTGACTATCTGGACCAGCTAATACCACTGCTGAAGAATGCCGAGACACAGACTCAGGTCACGCCTCTCATTCACGCTCTCAATCATGTCTCGGCGGATCGCGAAGCTCAGATCGAGAACATCTGCAACTCGAACCATCAGGAGTTTATTGGCAGTGTGAACCAACTCCAATCAGTGAGGGAAGGAACTGTCAACCTGACATCTGAGATCATGGAGCTCAGTCGCAGCATTCAAGCGAGTACCGAGAAGCTTGCAGAGCACAAGAAAGCACTCGTCGAGTCCCGTGGCGTGCGTCAGAACATTGACGACGCCACGCAAGCACTGAAGGACTGCCTGGAAGTTCTACGTCTCGCTAACCAGGTTCACGATCTTCTCGGCAAGAAGAATCACTATGCCGCACTGCGCGCACTCGATGAGCTGCAAAATGTGCATCTTCGAGAGGTCACCAGGTACAAGATCGCGGAGATGATCGAGCGCTCGGTGCCAGCTACGCAGCGTATGATAGCGGATGCCGTCATGTTGGACCTCAATACTTGGCTGTACCGCATCAGAGAGACGTCTCAGTTCCTCGGCGAGGTGGCTTTCTACCACATTGACAACCGAAGGGATCGACAGAGGCTGCGACTTGAGGCGGGTAACTACGCCGGTAACTTCAAGCTGAACTCTGCTGTTGAGCTCGTCGCAGACGAGCCTGAAGAATTCGATGTGCTGAACAACGACGAAGTCTCAGTCGACTTCACGCCCCTATTCGAATGTTTGCACATACATGACGCTCTAGGCGAGACGGAGAAGTTTCGAGCCGACTATGCAGCAACAAGACGAAGACAGAAAGATCTCCTCATTCCACAGACTGTCAACCTGACAGATGAAGAGAGCAATAGCTTGAGCAGCTTGATGGAAGGTGTCGCTGGCTTTGCCATCGTTGAGAAGGCGACCATGCAGAGGACGGAAAATTTCCGAGCTCAGAGCGACGTGGATGAGCTCTGGGACAGCATGTCTCAGTCCGTTGTGTCCCTCATCAGTAGTGCGCTACACAATGTGGACAACGATGAGAATCTGCTTCGGATCAAAGGCATCATCGCATTGTTCATCCAGACGATGGACAGCTGGGGCTACCCAGTGTCGAGTCTCGACAGTCTGCTACTCACGCTCTTCGACAAATACAGCTCGTTGCTGAAGAAGCGGTTCAGCGATGACTTCCAGGAG ATTGTGAGCACGGACGACTACATGCCGATGCCCATCAACAATGCGGAAGAATACGACAAGGTCATTTCTGTATCATGGTACACTCCACCACCGGATCAGGAAGCCTCGGAAGATCTGGAGTACCCTCGCGTGCTCCCCTTCAGCCAGATGTACCCTCTGGTCTGCATCGACATACGCAACTTTCTCAACCAAATCTACCTCTTCTCCGATGATCACTTCCGCCACACGACAGTCATCGACAAGACTCTGAAGGACAGCTTGGACGAGCTGTTGGTTGACAAAGTCTGCCGCAGTTTGGTTGACAGGCTGTCGTCACAGTATCCTGGTCAAATCGTTCAGATCTTGACCAACCTGGAGCACTTTGAGTCAGCGTGCAAAGACCTGGAAGCTCTTCTCGTTGAGGCAAGATCAAGCAGCAGCGCTGCCGGCCCCATCAAGCTTAATGCGACCAGCCAATTTGGTGAGGCAAAGAAGAAATCCGAGAAGCGCATCTTCGAACTCGTCAACAGCAAGATTGACGATTTGATCGAGACCGCTGAATACGATTGGTTGAGCACCTACGTACCTGACGACGCAAGCCCATACATTCAGGAGCTAACGCGGTACCTAACCACTACCATCAACAATGTCCTTCTCGGCCTGCCAGAGCACATCAAAAGCGTCATATACTTCGAGGCCCTCAGCCACGTCTGTGAAGCTCTTCTCTCACTGCCTCTCGACCCTATGGTCCGCCGCATCTCACCACAAGCCGTTGCTGCGTACAAACTCGACGTGGAAGACCTCGCCGGTTACGTAGAGTCCCTTCCTGACGGCACTCAACTCCTCGAGAGTCTGGGTCCGCTCCGCCAAACTACAGACCTTATGGCACTGGCCGCAGAAGGCAAAGGGGAAGAGTTCTTCGATTCATCCAAGTCGAATGTCCGCTTTGGTAAGGTAGATAAGCTCAAGGGAGCAGAATTGTTGGAGAAAGTCATGCAACAAGCGCCGGAACCGACCAGTGCGCGTAGGGAGCGTCACAGTCTGCTTCCTGACTTTAGTGGAGGCAGTGGAGAGATTTCGAAGAAGCCAAGTATGCCGCATTTTGGGGACTTTAGGGACAGGTTGGGTCAGTTTGCGAAGCGGGATCGGTCTTAG